A stretch of Episyrphus balteatus chromosome 2, idEpiBalt1.1, whole genome shotgun sequence DNA encodes these proteins:
- the LOC129911690 gene encoding uncharacterized protein LOC129911690, with product MDDLLTGCYEEDDLQRLQLDISNVLSESGFHLRKWASNSPTVINSIPIDQREVMQSLKFDETDGVRTLGLQWVPSLDHLSFAVQVNEIPNTILTKRILLSDSCKLFDPLGLLSPSTIIPKMIFQSLWRPKVDWDETVPHDIKRKWLHYRDHITCLAAIKVPRWVGTGIPEATTDLHGFADASQSAYAAAVYVRTVAPNGSISVSLLTAKTRVAPLKTTTLSLPRLELCGAFLLAQLMKHVKVCLSPHVRKVYGWTDSTVALAWIRQEPGKWTTFVANRVSEIQQIVPAENWFHVQSSQNPADCATRGVFPHQLSEHPLWWSGPTWLREDESAWPAQHIFTTKLDQRSESANLVTAPPPIWDLINQYSSLRKLKRITGYILRYIAQIRRHVKLRKEEEERKRLQLLGLSNAVETSEDETSTPPHKSSRHLHLSELSSALDFWIHQTQKHFFPDEIHRLQSNKPVGKCSKLLKLHPFLDQNHLIRVGGRLSNSRLTTDKKYPLVLPANSRLALLLCEDIHSSTLHAGPQTMLATLQSRYWVIRARQLVRKVYKSCIKCSRYTAVVQQQLMGDLPWPRVQICRPFLRSAVDFAGPVQLRFSKGRGSRAVKGYISIFVCMSTGAMHLELASDLSSATFIAVFKRFVSRRGHCKELFSDNGTNFVGAEKELKMFLSLAMKDEHLAKHLSDDGTVWHFNPPSAPHMGGYWETAVKRVKFHLRRTLGDTLLTYEEFTTLLTEIEACVNSRPLCATTSDVDDLSALTPGHFLIGEPLKTIPEPNVNEFKGNLMSRWQIISSLRQHFWKRWSLEYLVQLQQRAKWNRPSIKFNVGDLVLLRDEKLPPTKWKLGRIIRLHPGHDDLVRVVTIKTADGVLMRPVVKVSPLLSFIDDKPNN from the coding sequence ATGGATGACCTCCTTACTGGTTGCTATGAGGAAGACGATCTCCAGCGTTTGCAGTTAGACATATCCAACGTGTTAAGCGAAAGTGGGTTCCATCTCCGGAAGTGGGCGTCTAATTCACCAACCGTCATAAACTCTATTCCGATTGATCAACGTGAGGTCATGCAATCCTTGAAATTTGATGAAACAGATGGCGTCCGGACACTGGGCCTTCAGTGGGTCCCTTCACTCGACCATCTTTCATTTGCTGTCCAGGTCAATGAAATACCAAATACAATCCTAACTAAACGAATTCTACTTTCAGATTCTTGTAAGTTGTTTGACCCCTTGGGTTTGCTGTCTCCATCAACCATAATTCCAAAGATGATCTTTCAAAGTCTTTGGAGACCTAAGGTGGATTGGGACGAGACTGTGCCACACGACATCAAACGCAAATGGTTGCATTACAGGGACCATATCACCTGCCTCGCAGCAATCAAAGTGCCGAGGTGGGTTGGTACAGGGATCCCCGAGGCTACAACTGATTTACACGGCTTTGCGGATGCTTCTCAATCAGCTTATGCCGCAGCCGTTTACGTGCGCACAGTAGCTCCTAACGGAAGTATCTCCGTATCTCTACTGACCGCAAAAACAAGAGTCGCCCCCTTGAAGACCACAACTTTATCGCTGCCACGCCTAGAGTTGTGTGGAGCATTTCTTTTGGCACAGCTGATGAAACACGTAAAAGTCTGTCTGTCACCGCACGTACGCAAAGTTTATGGATGGACCGATTCCACCGTCGCGCTTGCCTGGATCCGTCAAGAACCTGGCAAGTGGACGACCTTTGTTGCAAATCGTGTGTCGGAGATTCAGCAGATCGTTCCGGCTGAAAACTGGTTTCACGTTCAATCATCGCAAAACCCAGCAGACTGTGCTACTCGAGGTGTCTTTCCACATCAACTATCTGAACATCCTCTCTGGTGGAGCGGGCCTACTTGGCTCCGCGAAGATGAATCTGCTTGGCCTGCGCAAcatattttcacaacaaaatTAGACCAACGATCAGAATCAGCTAATCTCGTCACTGCACCGCCACCAATCTGGGATCTCATCAACCAGTATTCATCTCTACGAAAGTTAAAACGCATCACCGGTTATATTCTCCGATACATTGCCCAGATTCGTCGTCATGTTAAGCTCcgcaaagaagaagaagaaagaaaacgTCTTCAGCTTCTAGGGCTAAGCAATGCTGTTGAGACCAGTGAAGACGAAACTTCAACCCCTCCTCATAAATCAAGTCGACATCTTCACCTTTCTGAGCTAAGCAGTGCTCTAGATTTTTGGATACACCAAACCCAGAAGCATTTCTTCCCAGACGAGATTCACAGACTGCAATCCAATAAGCCTGTGGGTAAGTGTAGTAAACTTCTAAAATTGCATCCATTTCTAGACCAAAATCACCTCATTCGAGTTGGAGGAAGGTTGTCCAACTCGCGTCTTACAACAGACAAAAAATATCCATTGGTACTTCCGGCAAATTCGAGACTTGCTTTGCTTCTTTGCGAAGACATTCATTCATCTACGCTTCACGCTGGCCCGCAAACTATGCTTGCTACTCTACAAAGCCGATACTGGGTCATCAGGGCACGACAACTTGTACGCAAGGTTTATAAATCGTGCATCAAATGCAGCAGATATACTGCCGTCGTTCAGCAGCAACTAATGGGCGATTTGCCATGGCCACGAGTTCAAATTTGCCGACCGTTTTTGCGCAGTGCCGTAGACTTCGCTGGACCTGTGCAGCTACGTTTTTCGAAAGGACGAGGTTCTAGAGCTGTGAAAGGGTATATTTCCATCTTTGTGTGTATGTCCACTGGTGCCATGCACCTAGAACTAGCAAGCGACCTTTCATCAGCAACGTTTATCGCTGTATTTAAAAGATTCGTATCCCGAAGAGGCCATTGCAAGGAATTATTCAGCGACAATGGCACAAATTTCGTCGGGGCTGAAAAGGAGCTTAAGATGTTTCTCTCACTCGCAATGAAAGACGAACACCTGGCGAAGCATCTCAGCGACGACGGCACAGTCTGGCATTTCAATCCGCCTTCCGCTCCCCACATGGGTGGATATTGGGAGACCGCAGTAAAACGTGTCAAGTTCCATCTTCGTCGCACCTTGGGAGATACTTTGCTAACCTACGAAGAGTTCACAACACTGCTAACAGAAATCGAAGCTTGCGTTAATTCGAGGCCTCTATGTGCTACAACATCTGATGTCGACGATTTGTCCGCTCTGACACCGGGCCACTTTCTCATTGGCGAACCGTTGAAAACAATACCGGAACCCAATGTAAATGAATTCAAGGGAAATCTGATGAGTAGATGGCAAATTATCTCAAGTTTACGACAGCACTTCTGGAAAAGGTGGAGTTTGGAGTATTTAGTCCAGCTTCAACAACGGGCAAAATGGAATCGTCCGAGTATTAAATTCAATGTTGGAGATTTGGTGTTACTGCGTGATGAGAAGTTGCCACCAACAAAGTGGAAGCTAGGCAGAATTATTCGTTTACACCCCGGACATGACGATCTAGTGCGAGTCGTCACTATAAAGACAGCAGATGGAGTACTTATGCGACCAGTAGTCAAAGTTTCACCTCTATTATCTTTCATCGATGACAAGCCTAACAATTga